One Methanoculleus sp. 7T genomic window carries:
- a CDS encoding OBG GTPase family GTP-binding protein has protein sequence MSSVEEQIRELEDELKNTPYNKATSKHIGRLKAKIAKIRDEAVTRAMASSGGGEGYSVKKSGDATVVLVGFPSVGKSTLLNRLTGTDLSETGAYAFTTVSVIPGSMEHRGAKIQVLDIPGLIAGAAMGKGRGKEVIAVVRSADLILILVDVFNEQHVDVLHRELHDAGIRINQQKPDITIKKAGNGGIRLNTVGVVDLDIEDVRSILAENKIVNADVLVRGGVTQDDFIDAMIGNRVYVPAFIAVNKVDLVDEKTRAEIESELTERFGEAPIMVSAHSGYRIEDLKDAIFDNLGFMRVYLKPVGGPADMDEPLIIRSPATVEDVCNRLHRDFADKFRYAKVWGASAKHDAQRVGITHQLADGDILSIVTRR, from the coding sequence ATGAGCAGTGTCGAAGAGCAGATACGGGAACTTGAGGACGAGCTCAAGAACACTCCGTACAACAAGGCGACTTCCAAGCACATCGGTCGCCTCAAGGCGAAAATCGCGAAGATTCGCGATGAAGCGGTAACCCGAGCCATGGCATCGTCCGGAGGGGGCGAGGGCTACTCCGTGAAGAAGTCGGGAGACGCCACTGTTGTTCTGGTCGGTTTCCCATCCGTAGGTAAGAGTACGCTGCTCAACAGGCTCACCGGCACCGACCTGAGCGAGACGGGGGCCTACGCCTTCACGACTGTCTCGGTGATCCCAGGCTCGATGGAGCATCGGGGCGCGAAGATCCAAGTTCTGGATATCCCCGGCCTGATCGCCGGCGCTGCCATGGGCAAGGGGCGCGGAAAAGAGGTTATCGCCGTCGTGCGGAGCGCCGACCTGATCCTCATCCTCGTCGACGTCTTTAACGAGCAACATGTAGACGTCCTTCACCGTGAACTCCACGATGCCGGGATACGGATCAACCAGCAAAAGCCGGATATCACTATTAAAAAGGCCGGAAACGGTGGTATCAGGCTGAACACCGTCGGCGTCGTCGATCTCGATATCGAGGACGTCCGCTCAATCCTCGCGGAGAATAAGATCGTCAATGCGGACGTCCTCGTCCGCGGCGGGGTCACCCAGGACGACTTCATCGACGCGATGATCGGCAACCGGGTCTACGTCCCCGCGTTCATCGCGGTCAATAAGGTCGACCTCGTGGACGAGAAGACGCGGGCGGAGATCGAGAGCGAACTGACCGAGCGGTTCGGCGAAGCGCCTATCATGGTCTCTGCACACAGCGGCTACCGCATCGAAGACCTCAAGGACGCCATATTCGATAACCTGGGATTCATGCGGGTCTACCTAAAGCCGGTCGGGGGCCCTGCGGATATGGACGAGCCGCTCATCATCCGGAGCCCCGCCACGGTCGAAGACGTCTGCAACCGGCTTCACCGGGACTTCGCGGACAAATTCCGGTATGCAAAAGTCTGGGGCGCGTCGGCAAAGCACGACGCACAGCGTGTCGGGATCACCCACCAACTGGCGGACGGGGACATCCTCTCCATCGTCACCCGCCGCTGA